A section of the Streptomyces xinghaiensis S187 genome encodes:
- a CDS encoding trimeric intracellular cation channel family protein, whose protein sequence is MLTDLFTPSVLQALDIAGIFVFAISGALLAVRKNFDVFGIAVLAMATATGGGLIRDLIIGAVPPAAFTDLGYLVTPLLATVLVVFLHPQVERINRAVAVFDAAGLGLFCVVGTTKAYEYGLGLPFAAVLGVVTAAGGGVVRDVLANEVPSLLRWDREIYAVPAIVGASLAALLIHFGALNPVSSALSALAAFLLRLCAIRFGWRAPRAWHRRSSAAEEA, encoded by the coding sequence GTGCTCACCGATCTGTTCACCCCCTCCGTGCTGCAGGCGCTGGACATCGCCGGGATCTTCGTCTTCGCGATCTCCGGCGCGCTGCTCGCCGTGCGCAAGAACTTCGACGTCTTCGGCATCGCGGTGCTCGCCATGGCCACGGCGACGGGCGGCGGACTGATCCGTGACCTGATCATCGGCGCCGTGCCGCCCGCGGCCTTCACCGACCTCGGCTATCTGGTCACGCCGCTGCTCGCCACCGTGCTCGTGGTCTTCCTCCATCCGCAGGTGGAGCGGATCAACCGTGCGGTGGCCGTCTTCGACGCGGCCGGGCTCGGGCTGTTCTGCGTCGTCGGCACCACCAAGGCGTACGAATACGGGCTGGGGCTGCCGTTCGCGGCCGTGCTGGGCGTGGTGACGGCCGCGGGCGGCGGCGTCGTCCGGGACGTCCTGGCCAACGAGGTGCCCTCGCTGCTCCGCTGGGACCGGGAGATCTACGCCGTCCCGGCCATCGTCGGGGCGTCGCTGGCCGCGCTGCTCATCCACTTCGGGGCGCTCAACCCGGTCTCCAGCGCGCTCTCCGCGCTCGCCGCCTTCCTGCTGAGGCTCTGCGCGATCCGGTTCGGCTGGCGGGCACCCCGGGCCTGGCACCGCAGGTCGTCGGCGGCGGAGGAGGCGTAG
- a CDS encoding ABC transporter permease yields the protein MLRLVVRRLLQLIPTLLGLSVLLFLWLNKLPGGPAAALLGERATEADKARIERALGLDQPVWVQYGRFLKRLGELDLGTSTQTGQPVWEEFARRFPATVELGIFAMLIAVAVGIPLGYFAAKRRGSWLDVSAVSGSLLGICIPVFFLAFILRAVFAVNLGWFPSYGRQSTGLNATEVTGFYVLDGILTGEFDAAWDALTHLVLPALALASIPLAIIVRMTRASVLEVLGEDYVRTAESKGLQQHVIRGRHVLRNALLPVVTAVGLLTGSLLSGAVLTESVFAFGGIGSFLRTAIDGRDYPVLVGFILFIALTYVILNLLVDLAYNLIDPRVRVH from the coding sequence GTGTTGCGTCTCGTAGTACGCAGACTGCTGCAGCTCATACCCACACTGCTAGGCCTGTCCGTCCTTCTCTTCCTCTGGCTGAACAAGCTTCCGGGGGGACCGGCGGCGGCCCTGCTCGGGGAACGGGCCACCGAAGCGGACAAGGCCCGGATCGAGCGCGCCCTCGGGCTCGACCAGCCGGTATGGGTGCAGTACGGCCGCTTCCTCAAGCGGCTGGGAGAGCTGGATCTGGGCACCTCCACCCAGACCGGCCAGCCCGTGTGGGAGGAGTTCGCCCGGCGGTTCCCCGCCACGGTGGAGCTCGGCATCTTCGCGATGCTCATCGCCGTCGCGGTCGGCATCCCCCTCGGCTACTTCGCGGCCAAGCGCCGCGGCAGCTGGCTCGACGTGTCCGCGGTGTCCGGGTCGCTCCTCGGCATCTGCATCCCGGTCTTCTTCCTGGCCTTCATCCTGCGGGCCGTCTTCGCCGTGAACCTCGGCTGGTTCCCCAGCTACGGCCGGCAGTCCACCGGGCTCAACGCCACCGAGGTGACCGGCTTCTACGTCCTGGACGGCATCCTCACCGGGGAGTTCGACGCCGCCTGGGACGCCCTGACGCACCTGGTGCTGCCCGCCCTGGCCCTCGCGTCCATCCCGCTGGCCATCATCGTCCGGATGACCCGGGCCAGCGTGCTGGAGGTGCTCGGCGAGGACTACGTCCGCACCGCCGAGTCCAAGGGCCTCCAGCAGCACGTGATCCGCGGCCGGCACGTCCTGCGCAACGCGCTGCTCCCGGTGGTCACCGCCGTCGGCCTGCTCACCGGCAGCCTGCTGTCGGGCGCGGTGCTCACCGAGTCCGTCTTCGCCTTCGGCGGCATCGGCTCCTTCCTGCGGACCGCCATCGACGGCCGCGACTACCCGGTGCTCGTCGGCTTCATCCTCTTCATCGCGCTGACCTACGTGATCCTCAACCTCCTGGTCGACCTGGCCTACAACCTCATTGACCCGAGAGTGCGGGTGCACTGA
- a CDS encoding enhanced serine sensitivity protein SseB C-terminal domain-containing protein has protein sequence MSAGGDREQIEQLLPQVTPGRYDAYEALLRALADGQVWMLLWHGHPGAPDAQYGNMEVDGYGYAPCVTSAQELAASGWNRAHEVVGGREIAASLFPDRWGLWLNPHAPGGGVGIPWADLRRVASGLDRLPAGPLRITEPAVEIPQFYALLTQNAHHTPAVRALRRAWVQPSVGVPYLAIGLELYDNGPQAVESVRRMMGQSVGVVPEGLPVSTVALSDEYDPVALWMRANSRPFFDREGYAAGPGAGAVPGAGPAPGYGYPPPHGMLPGAAPR, from the coding sequence GTGAGCGCGGGCGGGGACAGGGAGCAGATCGAGCAGCTGCTGCCACAGGTGACGCCCGGCCGGTACGACGCCTATGAGGCGCTGCTGCGGGCCCTCGCCGACGGGCAGGTGTGGATGCTGCTGTGGCACGGCCATCCGGGCGCGCCCGACGCGCAGTACGGGAACATGGAGGTCGACGGCTACGGCTACGCCCCCTGTGTGACCTCCGCCCAGGAGCTGGCCGCCAGCGGCTGGAACCGGGCGCACGAGGTGGTCGGCGGCCGGGAGATCGCCGCCTCCCTCTTCCCGGACCGCTGGGGCCTGTGGCTGAACCCGCACGCGCCCGGCGGCGGCGTCGGCATCCCCTGGGCCGATCTCCGCCGGGTCGCCTCCGGCCTGGACCGGCTGCCCGCCGGGCCGCTGCGGATTACCGAACCGGCCGTGGAGATCCCGCAGTTCTACGCCCTGCTGACGCAGAACGCCCACCACACGCCCGCCGTACGGGCGCTGCGCCGCGCCTGGGTGCAGCCCTCGGTCGGCGTGCCGTATCTGGCCATCGGCCTGGAGCTGTACGACAACGGGCCGCAGGCCGTGGAGTCCGTGCGCCGGATGATGGGGCAGTCCGTCGGCGTGGTGCCGGAGGGGCTGCCGGTGTCGACCGTCGCCCTGTCCGACGAGTACGACCCGGTGGCGCTGTGGATGCGCGCCAACTCCCGGCCGTTCTTCGACCGCGAGGGCTATGCCGCCGGCCCCGGGGCCGGGGCGGTTCCCGGCGCCGGTCCCGCCCCCGGCTACGGCTATCCGCCGCCGCACGGCATGCTGCCGGGCGCCGCGCCCCGCTGA
- a CDS encoding ABC transporter substrate-binding protein — translation MRIRKSRAARAVVVTLAMGLAVTSCASDRDEGGKGEAGDTFIFGAAGDPGSLDPALASDGETFRVTRQAFEALIEHEPGGSQLVGGLAESWEGSEDGTEWTFKLRDGVKFHDGEKLTAEAVCKNYDHWFNWSGTYQNSAVSYYWQTIMGGFKKNEDKETPEANYVSCTAEDELTPVIKVKEATANLPGGFSLQALAIHSPKAIDAYEKEEAKGEGDAITYPKYSQEAGTVAGTGPFKISKWNKGNKEVTLERFDDYWGKKAGVEKLVFRTLDTEEGRRQALQAGDIHGYDLVAPADVKTLEKDGFQVPTRDVFNIFYLGFNQENNKLLKKKEVREAIAHAIDRDNIVETQLPEGGVKASQFMPDTVAGYSGDVKVYEQDVEKSKELLADAGAKNPTLDFCYPTEVTRPYMPAPADMFELMKTDLEKAGIKVKPRAMKWNPDYLDSTQNGKCSLYLMGWTGDFNDGYNFIGTWFGGYDKQWGFKNDKVFDAMKAASSEPDAEKRTELYKKANEVIMDFLPGLPISSSPPSIAFAKDVNPPKVSPLTQENFAEVSFK, via the coding sequence ATGCGAATAAGAAAATCCAGAGCCGCTCGGGCGGTTGTGGTCACCTTGGCGATGGGGCTGGCCGTGACCAGCTGCGCCAGTGACCGGGACGAGGGCGGCAAGGGAGAGGCGGGCGACACCTTCATCTTCGGTGCCGCGGGCGACCCCGGCTCCCTCGACCCCGCCCTGGCCAGCGACGGCGAGACCTTCCGCGTCACCCGCCAGGCCTTCGAGGCCCTCATCGAGCACGAGCCGGGCGGCAGCCAGCTCGTCGGCGGCCTCGCCGAGTCCTGGGAGGGCAGCGAGGACGGCACCGAGTGGACGTTCAAGCTCCGCGACGGCGTCAAGTTCCACGACGGCGAGAAGCTGACGGCCGAGGCCGTCTGCAAGAACTACGACCACTGGTTCAACTGGTCGGGCACGTACCAGAACAGCGCGGTCTCCTACTACTGGCAGACCATCATGGGCGGCTTCAAGAAGAACGAGGACAAGGAGACGCCCGAGGCGAACTACGTCTCCTGCACCGCCGAGGACGAGCTGACCCCGGTCATCAAGGTCAAGGAGGCCACCGCCAACCTCCCCGGCGGCTTCTCCCTCCAGGCGCTCGCCATCCACTCCCCGAAGGCGATCGACGCCTACGAGAAGGAGGAGGCGAAGGGCGAGGGTGACGCGATCACCTACCCCAAGTACAGCCAGGAGGCCGGCACGGTCGCCGGCACCGGCCCGTTCAAGATCTCGAAGTGGAACAAGGGCAACAAGGAGGTCACCCTTGAGCGCTTCGACGACTACTGGGGCAAGAAGGCCGGTGTCGAGAAGCTGGTGTTCCGCACCCTCGACACCGAGGAGGGCCGCCGCCAGGCGCTGCAGGCCGGTGACATCCACGGCTACGACCTGGTCGCGCCCGCCGATGTGAAGACCCTGGAGAAGGACGGCTTCCAGGTCCCGACCCGCGACGTCTTCAACATCTTCTACCTGGGCTTCAACCAGGAGAACAACAAGCTGCTGAAGAAGAAGGAAGTCCGTGAGGCGATCGCGCACGCGATCGACCGGGACAACATCGTCGAGACGCAGCTTCCCGAAGGCGGCGTCAAGGCCAGCCAGTTCATGCCCGACACGGTCGCCGGCTACTCGGGCGACGTGAAGGTCTACGAGCAGGACGTCGAGAAGTCCAAGGAGCTCCTCGCCGACGCCGGCGCGAAGAACCCGACCCTGGACTTCTGCTACCCGACCGAGGTCACCCGCCCGTACATGCCGGCCCCGGCCGACATGTTCGAGCTGATGAAGACGGACCTGGAGAAGGCCGGCATCAAGGTCAAGCCGCGCGCCATGAAGTGGAACCCGGACTACCTGGACTCCACCCAGAACGGCAAGTGCAGCCTGTACCTCATGGGCTGGACCGGTGACTTCAACGACGGCTACAACTTCATCGGCACCTGGTTCGGCGGCTACGACAAGCAGTGGGGCTTCAAGAACGACAAGGTCTTCGACGCCATGAAGGCCGCCTCCTCCGAGCCCGACGCCGAGAAGCGGACCGAGCTGTACAAGAAGGCCAATGAGGTCATCATGGACTTCCTGCCCGGCCTGCCGATCTCCTCGTCCCCGCCGTCCATCGCCTTCGCGAAGGACGTCAACCCGCCGAAGGTCTCCCCGCTGACGCAGGAGAACTTCGCCGAGGTCTCCTTCAAGTAA
- a CDS encoding AAA family ATPase gives MYTITPRAAAGPETASGPEGAAEWTASARPAAAGADAAGGDAAGGDAAGADAETDLRGRRPSALRYPAGDVLVVSGLPGSGKSTLIKRATAALDARGGAVHRIDSQDARDRWQRRLPAALPYALYRPLVRAAHYAGLRRALRSGASVVVHDCGTLTWVRRWLARDARRRGRGLHLALLDVSPETALAGQLARGRGVSGYAFARHRRAVARLIADAEAGRAPEGCVSVVLLDRASASALHTIGFG, from the coding sequence ATGTACACGATTACGCCGCGGGCCGCGGCCGGGCCGGAGACCGCGTCCGGGCCGGAGGGCGCGGCGGAGTGGACGGCGTCCGCCCGCCCGGCCGCCGCCGGAGCGGACGCGGCCGGAGGTGACGCGGCCGGAGGCGACGCGGCCGGAGCGGACGCCGAGACGGACCTGCGCGGCCGCAGGCCGTCCGCGCTGCGCTACCCGGCCGGCGACGTCCTCGTCGTCTCCGGGCTCCCCGGCAGCGGCAAGAGCACCCTGATCAAGCGGGCCACCGCCGCCCTCGACGCCCGCGGCGGCGCCGTCCACCGCATCGACTCCCAGGACGCCCGGGACCGCTGGCAGCGCCGGCTGCCCGCCGCCCTGCCCTACGCCCTCTACCGCCCCCTGGTGCGCGCCGCGCACTACGCCGGGCTGCGCCGGGCGCTGCGCTCGGGCGCGAGCGTCGTCGTCCACGACTGCGGGACCCTGACCTGGGTGCGCCGCTGGCTGGCGCGCGACGCCCGCCGCCGGGGCCGCGGTCTGCACCTGGCGCTGCTGGACGTCTCCCCGGAGACGGCCCTCGCCGGGCAGCTCGCGCGGGGCCGGGGCGTCTCCGGCTACGCCTTCGCCCGCCACCGCCGGGCGGTGGCCCGGCTGATCGCCGACGCGGAGGCCGGCCGGGCCCCGGAGGGCTGCGTCTCCGTGGTGCTGCTCGACCGGGCGTCGGCGAGCGCGCTGCACACCATCGGCTTCGGCTGA
- a CDS encoding enhanced serine sensitivity protein SseB, which yields MSIDGMSIPEQHERTPAPAGTPGVSGGLSGSAPGGFPRNELEEVLAASLGVPGAGARLIEVLGRSRIWVPLPNGGGPASPDLDLPTLDVAGIACVPVYSSEEEFLRGAGSHMPCTVAPAREFARGLPPQLGIAVNPGGTSVGVPLPPPAVAELCRTGRGEAGPGVPSGGRVRLFEPDWQDEPVDFLAAAAGEFTTTGVVLTARRTLASVEGDPPALFVGVELSRCEPEDRARVHDALGRALGAVPVPWPVQMVLLDIAHDPVADWMRARIRPFHTAG from the coding sequence ATGAGCATCGACGGCATGAGCATCCCGGAGCAGCACGAGCGCACCCCGGCCCCGGCGGGGACGCCCGGCGTGTCCGGAGGTCTGTCCGGCAGCGCGCCCGGTGGCTTCCCCCGCAACGAACTGGAAGAGGTGCTCGCCGCCTCCCTCGGGGTTCCCGGCGCGGGCGCCCGGCTGATCGAGGTGCTCGGCCGCAGCCGGATCTGGGTGCCGCTGCCGAACGGCGGCGGGCCCGCCAGCCCGGATCTGGACCTGCCCACCCTGGACGTGGCCGGCATCGCCTGCGTCCCCGTCTACAGCTCGGAGGAGGAGTTCCTCCGGGGCGCGGGCTCCCACATGCCCTGCACGGTCGCGCCCGCGCGGGAGTTCGCCCGCGGGCTGCCGCCGCAACTGGGCATCGCCGTCAACCCGGGCGGCACCTCCGTCGGCGTACCGCTGCCGCCGCCCGCCGTGGCCGAGCTGTGCCGCACCGGCCGCGGCGAGGCCGGGCCCGGCGTCCCGTCCGGCGGGCGGGTGCGGCTCTTCGAGCCCGACTGGCAGGACGAACCGGTCGACTTCCTGGCCGCCGCCGCCGGGGAGTTCACCACAACGGGGGTCGTGCTCACCGCCCGCCGCACTCTCGCGAGTGTCGAGGGCGACCCGCCGGCGCTCTTCGTCGGCGTCGAACTCTCCCGCTGCGAACCGGAGGACCGGGCCCGGGTGCACGACGCGCTCGGCCGGGCGCTCGGCGCGGTGCCGGTGCCCTGGCCCGTGCAGATGGTCCTGCTGGACATCGCGCACGACCCGGTCGCGGACTGGATGCGCGCACGGATCCGGCCCTTCCACACCGCCGGGTGA
- a CDS encoding ABC transporter ATP-binding protein, whose product MSLLKLDGVKVHFPLKKGVVFDRTVGHVYAVDGVSLSVEAGQTYGLVGESGCGKTTLGRAVLRLVDITDGSVVLDGTDLAHLPEEEMRKFRRRVQMVFQDPLGSLDPRQNIESILSEGMAAHGIGADREERRARIREILAKVGLPSNALSRYPHEFSGGQRQRIGIARALVLEPDVIICDEPVSALDVSIQAQVINLLEELQRSMGLTYMVIAHDLAVVRHISDVIGVMYLGSLVEEAPSDGLYAEPLHPYTKALMSAVPIPDPVVEDSRERILLTGDLPSPATPPAGCRFHTRCPWKQETRCDTERPELRDLGGGHKVACHYAAEIAAGTVRMNSAATVVEPGTVTAGNPEESDKAEKAAESV is encoded by the coding sequence ATGAGCCTGCTGAAGCTGGACGGGGTGAAGGTCCACTTCCCCCTGAAGAAGGGCGTCGTCTTCGACCGCACGGTCGGCCACGTCTACGCGGTCGACGGCGTCTCGCTCTCCGTCGAGGCCGGCCAGACCTACGGCCTGGTGGGCGAGTCGGGCTGCGGCAAGACGACCCTGGGCCGGGCCGTCCTGCGGCTGGTGGACATCACCGACGGCAGCGTCGTCCTCGACGGCACCGACCTGGCGCACCTCCCCGAGGAGGAGATGCGCAAGTTCCGCCGCCGGGTGCAGATGGTCTTCCAGGACCCGCTGGGCAGCCTCGACCCGCGGCAGAACATCGAGTCGATCCTCTCCGAGGGCATGGCCGCGCACGGCATCGGCGCCGACCGCGAGGAGCGCCGCGCCCGCATCCGGGAGATCCTGGCCAAGGTCGGCCTGCCGTCCAACGCGCTCTCCCGCTACCCGCACGAGTTCTCCGGCGGCCAGCGGCAGCGCATCGGCATCGCGCGGGCGCTGGTGCTGGAGCCCGACGTGATCATCTGCGACGAGCCGGTCTCCGCGCTGGACGTCTCCATCCAGGCCCAGGTGATCAACCTGCTGGAGGAGCTGCAGCGGTCGATGGGGCTGACCTATATGGTCATCGCCCACGACCTCGCCGTGGTCCGGCACATCTCCGACGTCATCGGGGTGATGTACCTCGGCTCGCTGGTGGAGGAGGCGCCCAGCGACGGGCTGTACGCCGAACCGCTCCACCCGTACACCAAGGCCCTGATGTCGGCGGTGCCGATCCCCGACCCCGTGGTCGAGGACAGCCGCGAGCGCATCCTGCTCACCGGCGACCTGCCGTCGCCCGCCACCCCGCCCGCCGGCTGCCGGTTCCACACCCGGTGCCCGTGGAAGCAGGAGACGCGCTGTGACACCGAGCGCCCGGAGCTGCGTGACCTGGGCGGCGGCCACAAGGTGGCGTGCCACTACGCCGCGGAGATCGCGGCCGGCACCGTCCGGATGAACAGCGCGGCCACGGTCGTCGAACCCGGGACGGTGACCGCCGGGAACCCCGAGGAGTCCGACAAGGCCGAGAAGGCCGCCGAGAGCGTCTGA
- a CDS encoding ABC transporter ATP-binding protein, whose translation MSLLSVDELTVTFTARGRRDVRAVSGVSFSVGEGEVVGLVGESGCGKSVTSLALMGLLPGRGVKVGGRAEFDGTDLFGLSDAKMREMRGSQLAMIFQDPLSSLNPVVPIGVQVTEILARHRGLKGQAARKEAASLLDRVGIPDPYRRLKEYPHQLSGGMRQRALIAMAVACAPRLLIADEPTTALDVTIQAQILELLKELVDQEGTALLMITHDLGVVAGLCDEVNVLYAGKVVESAGRRELFAAPTHPYANGLLGSIPRLDAPRGEPLNPIRGSINDNIAWADGCAFAPRCDHYTLECLQGTPELTEPRTPGHRVRCVNPVLDAHGSGDVAVIEAPHILPDEAVAEDGDTAGPAPETEPGAESGAESGAESGAAGDGKNATGAEAAATEKTEATS comes from the coding sequence ATGTCGTTGCTTTCCGTGGACGAACTGACCGTCACCTTCACCGCACGCGGACGCCGCGATGTGCGGGCCGTGTCGGGTGTGTCCTTCTCCGTCGGCGAGGGCGAGGTCGTGGGTCTCGTCGGCGAGTCCGGCTGCGGCAAGAGCGTCACCTCGCTCGCCCTGATGGGGCTGCTGCCCGGGCGCGGCGTGAAGGTCGGGGGGCGGGCCGAGTTCGACGGCACCGACCTCTTCGGGCTGAGCGACGCCAAGATGCGCGAGATGCGCGGCTCACAGCTCGCGATGATCTTCCAGGACCCGCTCTCCTCGCTGAACCCCGTGGTCCCCATCGGCGTCCAGGTCACCGAGATCCTGGCCCGTCACCGAGGGCTCAAGGGGCAGGCCGCGCGGAAGGAGGCCGCCTCGCTGCTCGACCGGGTCGGCATCCCCGACCCGTACCGGCGGCTCAAGGAGTACCCGCACCAGCTCTCCGGCGGGATGCGGCAGCGGGCGCTCATCGCCATGGCCGTGGCCTGCGCGCCCCGGCTGCTGATCGCCGACGAGCCGACCACCGCCCTGGACGTCACCATCCAGGCGCAGATCCTGGAACTCCTCAAGGAACTGGTGGACCAGGAGGGCACCGCCCTGCTGATGATCACCCATGACCTCGGGGTGGTCGCCGGGCTCTGCGACGAGGTCAACGTCCTGTACGCGGGCAAGGTCGTGGAGTCGGCGGGACGGCGCGAGCTGTTCGCCGCACCCACCCACCCGTACGCCAACGGGCTGCTGGGCTCCATACCCCGGCTCGACGCGCCGCGCGGCGAGCCGCTGAACCCCATCCGGGGCTCCATCAACGACAACATCGCCTGGGCGGACGGCTGCGCCTTCGCGCCGCGCTGCGACCACTACACCCTGGAGTGCCTGCAGGGCACCCCCGAGCTGACGGAACCGCGCACGCCGGGGCACCGGGTGCGGTGCGTCAACCCGGTGCTGGACGCGCACGGTTCGGGTGATGTGGCCGTGATCGAGGCCCCGCACATCCTGCCGGACGAGGCGGTGGCGGAGGACGGCGACACCGCCGGGCCGGCGCCGGAGACCGAACCCGGCGCGGAGTCCGGTGCCGAGTCCGGTGCCGAGTCCGGCGCCGCCGGGGACGGGAAGAACGCCACCGGCGCCGAGGCAGCCGCGACCGAGAAGACGGAGGCCACCTCATGA
- a CDS encoding ABC transporter permease has translation MSTKTDKIDRLAELTAQTETATGHSLWYEAFRRLRSSKMAIIGAGIIAVFILIAIIGPWIAPYSPTAQLWRGEVIPARSVFVGPRAENWFGLDHLARDEFSRMLVGARQTLLVGVVATLLGFTIGCLIGIASGAASTLGGRAGRRIDSVIMRFIDMLLALPSLLLAVSVAAVLGQSLTTVMIAVGVVQIPIFARLLRGSMLAQGGSDYVLASRALGVRKRRIVLGHIVPNSLSPVIVQATLSLATAIIEAAALSYLGLGNPDAAVPEWGVMLAQAQGFFDSAPMLAVYPSVGIIITALGFTLLGEAMREALDPKLRS, from the coding sequence ATGAGCACCAAGACCGACAAGATCGACCGGCTCGCGGAGCTCACCGCACAGACCGAGACCGCCACCGGCCACAGCCTCTGGTACGAGGCCTTCCGCCGGCTGCGCTCCAGCAAGATGGCGATCATCGGGGCCGGCATCATCGCCGTCTTCATCCTGATCGCCATCATCGGCCCCTGGATCGCCCCGTACTCGCCGACCGCCCAGCTGTGGCGCGGCGAGGTCATCCCGGCCCGCTCCGTCTTCGTCGGACCGCGCGCCGAGAACTGGTTCGGCCTGGACCACCTCGCCCGCGACGAGTTCTCCCGGATGCTGGTCGGCGCCCGGCAGACCCTGCTCGTCGGCGTGGTGGCCACCCTCCTCGGCTTCACCATCGGCTGCCTGATCGGCATCGCCTCCGGGGCCGCGTCCACGCTCGGCGGGCGCGCCGGGCGCCGGATCGACTCCGTCATCATGCGCTTCATCGACATGCTGCTGGCGCTGCCCTCGCTGCTGCTGGCGGTCTCCGTCGCGGCCGTCCTCGGGCAGAGCCTCACCACCGTGATGATCGCGGTCGGTGTGGTGCAGATCCCCATCTTCGCCCGGCTGCTGCGCGGTTCGATGCTGGCCCAGGGCGGCTCGGACTACGTCCTCGCCTCCCGGGCGCTGGGCGTGCGCAAGCGCCGTATCGTGCTCGGCCACATCGTGCCCAACTCGCTGAGCCCGGTCATCGTGCAGGCCACGCTGAGCCTGGCCACCGCCATCATCGAGGCCGCCGCCCTGTCGTACCTGGGGCTGGGCAACCCGGACGCGGCCGTCCCGGAGTGGGGCGTCATGCTGGCCCAGGCGCAGGGCTTCTTCGACTCGGCGCCGATGCTCGCGGTCTATCCCTCGGTGGGCATCATCATCACGGCCCTCGGCTTCACCCTCCTCGGCGAGGCCATGCGCGAAGCCCTCGACCCGAAACTGCGGAGCTGA
- a CDS encoding thioesterase family protein, translating into MAQATIGNSEFDRDTAVTPREPGVHDAELSSAWTIIHAVNGGYLLAMAGRALGEVLPHSDPFTVTAHYLTASRPGPARIRTEVVRTGRTLSTGQASLTQLDENGAEVERLRVVAGYGDLGALPDDVRTTAKPPAMPPFEECLGARHADDEVGALLGATEIAGRLDVRLDPATAGWARGKPSGNGEMRAWFQLADGRDADPLSLLLAVDALPPTAFEMGISGWVPTVELTAHIRSRPAPGPLRVAITTRNLAGGFLEEDAEVWDSRDRLVAQSRQLARAQLG; encoded by the coding sequence ATGGCACAGGCAACCATCGGGAACAGCGAGTTCGACCGGGACACGGCGGTGACGCCGCGTGAGCCCGGCGTGCATGACGCGGAGCTGTCGTCCGCCTGGACGATCATTCACGCCGTCAACGGCGGATACCTCCTCGCCATGGCGGGCCGCGCCCTCGGTGAGGTCCTGCCGCACTCCGACCCCTTCACCGTCACCGCCCACTACCTCACCGCCTCCCGCCCCGGCCCGGCACGGATCCGCACCGAGGTGGTGCGCACCGGCCGCACCCTCTCCACCGGCCAGGCGTCCCTCACCCAGCTCGACGAGAACGGCGCCGAGGTGGAGCGGCTGCGCGTGGTCGCCGGCTACGGGGACCTGGGCGCCCTCCCCGACGACGTCCGCACCACCGCCAAGCCGCCCGCCATGCCGCCCTTCGAGGAGTGCCTCGGCGCCCGGCACGCGGACGACGAGGTCGGCGCCCTGCTCGGCGCGACCGAGATCGCCGGCCGGCTCGACGTCCGGCTGGACCCGGCGACCGCCGGCTGGGCGCGCGGCAAGCCCTCCGGCAACGGCGAGATGCGGGCCTGGTTCCAGCTCGCCGACGGCCGCGACGCCGACCCGCTCTCCCTGCTGCTGGCCGTCGACGCCCTGCCGCCCACCGCCTTCGAGATGGGCATCTCCGGCTGGGTCCCCACCGTCGAACTCACCGCCCACATCCGCAGCCGCCCGGCGCCGGGCCCGCTGCGCGTCGCCATCACCACCCGCAATCTCGCGGGCGGCTTCCTGGAGGAGGACGCCGAGGTCTGGGACAGCCGGGACCGCCTCGTCGCCCAGTCCCGCCAGCTCGCCCGGGCACAGCTCGGCTGA